One Lachnospiraceae bacterium C1.1 genomic region harbors:
- a CDS encoding zinc ribbon domain-containing protein: MFCEACGNEVAVGAKFCPNCGAEVSKSAETISLEKSSDVKTATDHNGFEQVNSGQSSFNQTNNGQNSFSQASSNMQMGNQYQNTNQGTAQGTNQGSSMTANTAILLAYILGLLGIIIAYCTVSMEDKNSEFFKYHMNNCVWILILNIIGWMLLIFIIGFIPLIFAFVCWIMGLISALNHTMYQIPLVSNLRIIK, translated from the coding sequence ATGTTTTGTGAAGCATGTGGAAATGAAGTTGCAGTTGGAGCTAAGTTCTGTCCAAATTGCGGGGCTGAAGTATCTAAGTCTGCTGAAACGATCAGTCTTGAGAAGAGCTCTGATGTGAAAACAGCCACTGACCATAATGGTTTTGAGCAGGTAAATAGCGGTCAGAGTTCTTTTAACCAGACAAATAACGGTCAGAATTCCTTTAGTCAGGCTAGCAGTAATATGCAGATGGGTAATCAGTATCAGAACACAAATCAGGGAACTGCTCAGGGCACGAATCAGGGCAGTAGTATGACTGCAAATACTGCTATTTTACTGGCTTACATATTGGGGCTTTTAGGTATAATCATTGCATATTGTACGGTTTCAATGGAAGACAAAAATTCTGAGTTTTTTAAGTATCACATGAACAACTGCGTATGGATACTTATTCTGAATATAATCGGTTGGATGTTGCTTATATTCATTATAGGCTTTATACCTCTTATATTTGCCTTTGTCTGTTGGATCATGGGATTAATAAGTGCTCTGAATCATACTATGTACCAGATTCCTCTCGTTTCGAATTTAAGAATAATTAAATAA
- a CDS encoding IS3 family transposase, whose translation MKFIAIKTKDGSIKGKISFYCRMLNVTREAFRKYLINRDKPWKYEAVADEIRRILKEDEYNDRYGRYRMYQALLQKAPKWLHIPSERTVYRIMQEMGIIRKPKHKPNGITKAEREARKSDDLLRRDFRSDKPLVKAITDIIEIKARDGKLYVSAIFDCYDAAILGLAMDTNMKATLCCNTLSNAMKAYPGLKGAVLHSDRGTQYTSELYRKYIKQYGIIQSMNSDGGRCHDNARCESMWARFKEELLYGRYDTEKMLVSELKVIIWRYFINYWNNRRICSSNEGLPPMVKRKQYYASLDIDQDAA comes from the coding sequence TTGAAATTTATAGCAATTAAGACCAAAGACGGCAGCATTAAGGGTAAAATATCGTTCTATTGCCGGATGCTTAATGTGACCCGTGAGGCCTTCCGTAAATACCTCATCAACAGGGATAAGCCCTGGAAGTATGAGGCTGTTGCAGATGAGATCCGCAGGATCCTCAAAGAGGATGAATACAATGACAGATACGGAAGGTACCGTATGTATCAGGCTCTGTTACAAAAAGCTCCCAAATGGCTTCATATACCAAGTGAGCGTACGGTTTACCGCATCATGCAGGAGATGGGTATCATACGCAAGCCAAAGCACAAGCCTAACGGCATAACCAAGGCTGAAAGGGAAGCGCGGAAATCCGATGATCTGCTACGCAGGGATTTCAGATCAGATAAGCCTCTTGTTAAGGCCATTACCGATATCATCGAAATCAAAGCCAGGGATGGAAAACTATATGTATCTGCCATTTTTGACTGTTATGATGCCGCAATACTTGGTCTTGCAATGGATACCAACATGAAGGCTACATTATGCTGTAATACCCTTAGTAATGCTATGAAAGCCTATCCCGGCTTAAAGGGAGCGGTCCTGCATAGTGACAGGGGTACGCAGTATACCAGTGAGCTGTACCGAAAATACATTAAGCAGTATGGAATTATACAAAGCATGAACAGTGACGGAGGTCGTTGTCATGATAATGCCAGATGCGAGAGCATGTGGGCCAGATTCAAGGAAGAACTCCTCTATGGTCGTTATGATACCGAAAAGATGTTGGTATCTGAACTCAAGGTTATCATCTGGAGATACTTTATCAATTATTGGAATAACCGCAGGATCTGCTCCTCTAACGAGGGTCTGCCTCCTATGGTTAAGCGTAAGCAATATTATGCATCCCTGGATATAGATCAGGATGCAGCATAG
- a CDS encoding GNAT family N-acetyltransferase: MIRKAEPKDISRIAEILVFTKRMKYRSIFHNDDYSFNELQVVKIANEFKNPELLDKVWVYDDGIVKGMMHLEGKEISELYVDYFFWKQGIGAQLIEFAKEKYDSRFLWTLEKNKEAVHFYETHGFNLNGKRKLEEGTPEFIVMLERD; this comes from the coding sequence GTGATAAGAAAAGCAGAACCAAAAGATATATCTAGAATTGCCGAAATTCTGGTGTTTACAAAAAGAATGAAGTACAGATCAATATTTCATAATGATGATTACTCTTTTAACGAGTTGCAGGTAGTAAAGATCGCCAATGAATTTAAGAATCCGGAACTGCTAGATAAAGTTTGGGTATATGATGATGGTATAGTTAAGGGGATGATGCATCTGGAGGGAAAAGAAATTTCGGAATTATATGTAGATTACTTCTTTTGGAAACAGGGCATAGGAGCCCAATTGATAGAGTTCGCAAAAGAAAAATATGATAGCAGATTCCTATGGACGCTGGAGAAGAACAAAGAAGCCGTTCATTTTTACGAGACACATGGTTTTAATCTCAACGGAAAAAGAAAATTAGAAGAAGGCACACCTGAATTTATCGTGATGCTAGAGCGAGACTGA
- a CDS encoding TetR/AcrR family transcriptional regulator, whose amino-acid sequence MDTKSEILTIAKAEFMEMGFQEASMRTIASKVGITATALYRHYANKEEIFEAIVQPAVNAWDEMCKTEEIRQTGTARKHGLDAMWQDKKQSRLIVDMIYKDFDAQKLLFCRSKGTKYENYMHEIVTRIQAATLSFMNELQNSGMHINQVDEKEMHLLLSAQYSAMLEMVDHDFSYDEAIHYAETIASFFKEGWRKFLGF is encoded by the coding sequence ATGGATACAAAATCAGAAATACTAACAATAGCAAAAGCAGAGTTTATGGAAATGGGTTTTCAGGAAGCTTCCATGAGAACAATTGCCTCGAAAGTGGGAATAACAGCAACTGCATTATATCGTCACTATGCGAATAAGGAAGAAATATTTGAAGCAATTGTTCAGCCTGCTGTGAATGCCTGGGATGAAATGTGCAAGACCGAAGAAATAAGGCAGACAGGTACTGCTCGTAAGCATGGCCTTGATGCAATGTGGCAGGACAAAAAGCAGTCGAGGCTTATCGTGGATATGATCTATAAAGACTTTGACGCACAAAAGCTGCTTTTTTGCAGGAGCAAAGGAACTAAATACGAGAATTATATGCATGAGATAGTTACCAGGATTCAGGCAGCAACTCTTTCGTTCATGAATGAACTTCAAAATAGCGGAATGCATATCAACCAAGTGGATGAAAAAGAGATGCACCTGCTTTTAAGTGCTCAGTATTCAGCGATGCTTGAAATGGTTGACCATGATTTTTCTTATGATGAGGCGATTCACTATGCCGAAACTATAGCATCCTTCTTTAAGGAAGGGTGGAGAAAATTTCTTGGTTTTTAA
- a CDS encoding HD domain-containing protein, which produces MNAREYLEILHVAERLKDTPRHCTTSKRRTESVAEHSWRISLMAFLLKHEFADIDINKVVDMCLIHDLGECFTGDIPTFIKTDSDREVEDSFLNQWVKSLPEELSGEIAALYKEMDAQETKEAKLYKSLDKLEALIQHNESPIDTWAENEYELNKTYAFDTVSFSEWLTDLRKVILEDTLEKIEKEG; this is translated from the coding sequence ATGAACGCAAGGGAGTATTTAGAGATTTTACATGTTGCAGAGAGACTGAAAGATACGCCTCGTCATTGTACTACATCGAAAAGAAGAACTGAGAGTGTGGCAGAGCACAGTTGGCGGATTTCGCTCATGGCATTTCTTCTTAAACATGAGTTTGCAGATATAGATATCAATAAAGTTGTGGATATGTGTCTCATTCATGATCTTGGGGAGTGTTTTACCGGCGACATTCCGACATTTATAAAGACTGATTCCGATAGAGAGGTTGAAGATTCTTTTTTGAACCAGTGGGTTAAATCTCTCCCAGAGGAACTATCTGGGGAGATAGCTGCTCTTTATAAAGAGATGGATGCACAAGAAACGAAGGAGGCTAAGCTATACAAGTCATTGGATAAGCTTGAAGCCTTGATTCAACACAACGAGTCCCCAATTGATACATGGGCTGAAAATGAGTATGAACTCAATAAGACATATGCCTTTGATACAGTATCCTTTTCAGAATGGCTTACAGATCTTAGGAAAGTGATTCTTGAAGATACTTTAGAAAAGATTGAAAAAGAAGGTTAA
- a CDS encoding ACT domain-containing protein, whose protein sequence is MELKRLNYKFTVCKVAEALDINMESDFYFIGKTDEELSLVCKTEDTPQNTVERDDGWRGFRIQGVLDFSLIGILSKLSGILADHKIGIFAVSTYNTDYILVKEENYERALTILASEGYTVV, encoded by the coding sequence ATGGAATTGAAAAGGCTCAATTATAAATTTACTGTCTGTAAAGTGGCAGAAGCATTGGATATAAACATGGAGTCTGATTTCTATTTTATCGGGAAGACAGATGAAGAATTGTCGTTGGTGTGTAAAACGGAGGATACGCCACAAAACACGGTCGAGCGTGATGATGGCTGGAGAGGATTCCGCATTCAGGGTGTCCTCGATTTTTCACTGATTGGTATTCTGTCAAAGTTATCAGGCATCCTTGCGGATCATAAAATTGGCATCTTCGCGGTATCAACATACAACACAGATTATATTCTTGTGAAAGAAGAAAACTATGAACGAGCCTTGACTATTTTAGCTTCTGAAGGATATACAGTAGTATAA
- a CDS encoding ABC transporter ATP-binding protein encodes MKKRSTFSWVLEFAGRKKSFYLGSVILAILGVAASFGPYLLIADVVRELLSGNREWSYYLKAVLLMGLCWVIRVTLHSVSTTLSHVATFNVLGGIRKQLCKKLSTIPLGSVLDDNSGSYKNIIVERVDSMETTLAHIVPEFTSNILLPIVMFVYLLTLDWRVGLSNLIPAFIGVGFAAVMMIKSQGEFEVTVQKTKHLNDTAVEYINGIEVIKAFGKTGSSYEKFVVAAREGADCFINWMRKCIWWQAGSLSFMPATFLGVLPIGLLCVKSGSLTPETFITCVILSAGLISPLVVAFSYMDDILKMKTIFGEVTEIIEREDMVRPASLTKKPVGSDIELKDVKFSYKEKEVLHGINMEIKQGEVIAFIGPSGSGKSTIARLIDSLWDVNEGSITYGGVNIKDLPLDYYMGQIAYVAQDNYLFDMTIMENIKLGKEGATDEEVIEAAKASGCHEFILGLENGYNTVVGGAGGHLSGGERQRICIARAMLKNAPVVIMDEATAYTDPENEALVQQSVAKLVQGKTLIVIAHRLSTIQDADKIFVVNDGNIEASGTHSELLANSILYRKMWDAHTMARDEDLPEIEESVATGKEAANA; translated from the coding sequence ATGAAAAAAAGAAGTACATTCTCCTGGGTTTTAGAGTTTGCCGGGAGAAAAAAGAGTTTTTACCTCGGAAGTGTGATACTTGCTATTCTTGGTGTAGCAGCTTCCTTTGGACCATATCTTCTGATTGCAGATGTGGTGCGAGAGCTTTTATCAGGTAACAGAGAATGGAGTTATTACCTGAAAGCAGTTCTTTTAATGGGATTATGCTGGGTGATCAGAGTAACACTTCATTCAGTGTCAACGACACTATCTCATGTGGCTACCTTTAATGTGCTTGGTGGCATCAGAAAGCAGCTTTGTAAAAAGCTATCTACAATTCCTCTGGGATCAGTTCTTGATGATAACAGCGGAAGCTATAAAAACATCATTGTTGAGAGAGTTGATTCCATGGAAACAACACTTGCTCATATCGTACCTGAATTCACTTCAAACATTCTTTTACCCATTGTTATGTTTGTATATCTTCTTACTCTTGACTGGAGAGTAGGTCTCTCAAACCTTATCCCGGCGTTCATAGGTGTTGGATTTGCTGCAGTAATGATGATAAAGAGCCAGGGAGAGTTTGAGGTTACCGTTCAAAAGACAAAGCATCTGAACGATACTGCTGTTGAATATATAAACGGTATAGAGGTTATCAAAGCTTTTGGAAAAACAGGAAGCTCCTATGAGAAATTTGTGGTTGCAGCAAGGGAAGGGGCGGACTGCTTTATCAATTGGATGAGGAAATGCATATGGTGGCAGGCCGGAAGCCTTTCTTTCATGCCGGCAACATTTCTTGGAGTTCTTCCCATAGGCCTTTTGTGCGTAAAAAGTGGAAGTCTTACCCCGGAGACTTTTATTACCTGTGTGATCCTATCCGCAGGACTGATCTCACCCCTTGTTGTAGCTTTTTCATACATGGATGACATCCTGAAGATGAAGACTATCTTTGGAGAAGTTACAGAGATAATCGAGAGAGAAGATATGGTAAGACCTGCCAGCCTTACCAAGAAACCTGTAGGTTCTGATATAGAGCTTAAGGATGTGAAGTTCTCTTATAAGGAAAAAGAGGTCCTTCATGGAATAAATATGGAGATCAAACAGGGCGAAGTGATTGCTTTTATTGGTCCATCCGGTTCCGGAAAGAGCACTATTGCAAGACTTATCGATTCTCTATGGGATGTGAATGAGGGAAGCATCACATACGGAGGAGTAAATATCAAGGATTTGCCGCTTGATTATTACATGGGGCAGATTGCTTACGTTGCGCAGGATAACTATCTTTTTGACATGACCATAATGGAGAACATAAAGTTGGGAAAAGAGGGTGCGACTGACGAAGAGGTAATTGAAGCGGCAAAGGCATCGGGGTGCCACGAGTTTATTCTTGGTCTTGAAAATGGCTATAACACGGTAGTTGGAGGTGCAGGTGGCCACTTGTCGGGAGGTGAAAGACAGCGAATCTGCATAGCGAGAGCAATGTTAAAGAATGCGCCTGTAGTGATCATGGATGAAGCTACAGCTTATACAGATCCTGAAAACGAAGCGTTGGTTCAGCAAAGTGTGGCAAAGCTTGTACAGGGTAAAACGCTTATTGTCATTGCGCACAGGCTTTCAACAATTCAGGATGCAGACAAGATTTTTGTAGTAAATGATGGAAATATTGAAGCATCCGGCACTCATTCAGAGCTTCTTGCAAACAGTATTCTCTATAGAAAAATGTGGGATGCGCATACGATGGCAAGGGACGAGGATTTGCCTGAAATAGAAGAGAGCGTTGCTACAGGAAAGGAGGCAGCAAATGCTTAG
- a CDS encoding ATP-binding protein, with translation MTTEELIEKLELIQKLKCEKPTLEIKSAEKGCPKHLYDSLSSFSNQDDGGVIVFGVDEEQDFKEVGVYDPQDIQKKINEQCLQMEPVVRPLLTVAEKNGLFFVAAEIPGVDITERPVFYQGRGRVKGSFVRVGDSDEPMTEYEVYSYEAYRKKYQDDIRVIERATFAALNQESILNYIELLKIGKPKLAAIPDDEIYELMSIKRNDQITLSTVMNFSPYPQAYFPQLCIVATVVPGKEMGEIGEQGERFLDNQRIEGNIQEMLDGAMQFVNRNMHTKTIIDPNTGKREDRTDYPITALRESILNALVHRDYSVHTEGMPIQITMYEDRIEIRNPGGLYGRIKIDQLGKVQPDTRNPIIATELEVLKVTENRYSGIPTIRRAMQEYGLPQPEFLEERGSFIVKLYKYGENISSIQNENSKNNEQLILFCKIPRTRTEICEFLGLSSVTYAIQTHVMPLVEQGLIKLSIPDKPKSPKQLYYSV, from the coding sequence ATGACAACTGAAGAATTAATTGAAAAATTAGAGTTGATACAGAAACTAAAATGCGAAAAACCAACATTAGAAATAAAAAGTGCAGAAAAAGGATGTCCCAAGCATCTTTATGATTCATTGTCAAGTTTCTCTAATCAAGATGATGGTGGAGTGATTGTATTTGGTGTGGATGAGGAACAAGATTTTAAAGAAGTAGGAGTATATGATCCGCAGGATATACAAAAGAAAATTAATGAACAATGTCTACAAATGGAGCCTGTTGTTAGACCATTACTTACTGTGGCTGAAAAAAACGGACTTTTTTTTGTGGCAGCAGAGATACCAGGTGTAGATATTACAGAAAGACCAGTATTTTATCAGGGTAGAGGTAGAGTAAAAGGTTCATTCGTTCGAGTGGGCGATAGCGACGAACCTATGACGGAATACGAGGTATATAGCTACGAAGCCTATAGAAAAAAGTATCAGGATGACATTAGAGTTATTGAGAGGGCTACTTTTGCAGCGTTAAATCAAGAATCAATCTTAAATTATATTGAATTACTAAAAATTGGAAAACCTAAGCTGGCAGCAATTCCTGATGATGAAATATATGAGTTAATGAGTATCAAGAGGAATGATCAAATTACACTGAGTACAGTAATGAACTTCAGCCCATATCCACAGGCATATTTTCCGCAACTATGCATCGTTGCAACAGTTGTTCCAGGTAAAGAAATGGGAGAAATAGGAGAGCAGGGCGAGAGATTTTTGGATAATCAACGTATAGAGGGAAATATCCAGGAAATGCTGGATGGTGCTATGCAATTTGTAAACAGGAACATGCATACAAAAACGATTATAGATCCAAATACCGGAAAACGAGAAGACCGAACTGATTATCCGATTACAGCTTTAAGAGAATCTATTCTTAACGCTTTGGTTCATCGTGATTATAGTGTTCATACTGAAGGAATGCCCATACAAATAACGATGTATGAAGACAGAATCGAGATTAGGAACCCTGGCGGCTTATATGGAAGAATCAAGATAGACCAGTTAGGGAAAGTTCAACCAGATACTCGTAATCCAATAATAGCAACTGAGTTGGAAGTGCTAAAAGTAACAGAGAACAGATACTCTGGAATTCCGACAATTAGAAGAGCAATGCAAGAATACGGATTGCCACAGCCAGAGTTTTTAGAGGAGAGAGGTAGTTTTATTGTAAAGCTGTATAAGTATGGAGAAAACATATCGTCTATTCAGAATGAAAATAGTAAAAACAATGAACAACTGATTTTGTTTTGCAAGATTCCAAGGACGCGAACTGAGATATGTGAGTTTTTAGGACTAAGTTCTGTTACTTATGCCATTCAGACTCATGTTATGCCATTGGTGGAACAAGGCCTTATAAAGTTGAGCATTCCGGATAAGCCAAAGAGCCCAAAGCAATTGTATTATAGTGTATAA
- a CDS encoding transposase has translation MAQNQRSYDHEYKVQAVKLALEIGSARAGRELGISRNTIYGWVKAVHDGKLDIGEGAHDPQSALTLNQEMMELRRQLKAQEKEIKRLKEENEFLTEASAFFAASRRKSPKTQG, from the coding sequence ATGGCACAAAATCAACGTAGTTACGATCACGAGTATAAGGTTCAGGCGGTTAAGCTTGCTTTAGAAATTGGTTCCGCCAGAGCCGGTCGTGAACTTGGTATCTCAAGGAATACCATCTATGGCTGGGTCAAAGCCGTCCATGACGGAAAACTGGACATCGGAGAAGGTGCCCATGACCCCCAAAGCGCCCTTACACTTAACCAAGAGATGATGGAACTTCGTAGGCAATTAAAGGCGCAGGAAAAGGAAATAAAGCGTCTTAAAGAGGAGAATGAATTCCTCACTGAAGCCAGCGCTTTTTTCGCAGCGAGCCGTCGGAAGTCTCCAAAAACACAAGGTTGA
- a CDS encoding GNAT family N-acetyltransferase: MNIRQAKPSDASRIAEMIVTNYRKNFFPIFKNEQFYFGELNVVDVAKEYIDNKKILQDTYVYDDGAVKGVIRLNHDEILKLYVEPQFQGEKIGSKLLNFAILDKGAKWLWVLEQNERGIKFYKKNGFDFTGDTMIEDEWIPLKKMSIE; encoded by the coding sequence ATGAATATAAGGCAAGCTAAGCCATCGGATGCTTCTAGAATTGCAGAAATGATTGTTACAAATTATAGAAAGAATTTCTTTCCGATATTTAAAAATGAGCAATTTTATTTTGGGGAGTTAAATGTTGTTGATGTAGCTAAAGAGTACATTGATAACAAGAAAATACTGCAGGATACGTATGTATATGATGATGGTGCTGTTAAAGGAGTTATTCGATTAAATCATGATGAAATATTAAAGCTTTATGTTGAACCCCAGTTTCAAGGGGAGAAGATTGGCAGTAAATTACTAAACTTTGCGATCTTAGACAAAGGAGCAAAATGGCTGTGGGTTTTAGAACAAAATGAGCGAGGCATTAAGTTTTATAAGAAAAATGGATTTGATTTTACTGGCGATACAATGATAGAGGACGAATGGATCCCATTAAAGAAAATGTCGATTGAATGA
- a CDS encoding InlB B-repeat-containing protein, whose protein sequence is MFTGKDTDNSTIKIIADNIDAQSTNALIPDSGFTGNSELTIDADYLDISNIIPSTSGSTVTVAQVTTGNVIKWPSAKLSTDKYVYPLYLGGSAVAKISNKSGTYSVASDGLLTIKCIEKADTEITLHVSLDSDGVASPSVPATDAAEITSAVDDGASSISVKLNNKADSLEISNTALISAFKSAIDAGIPLTLVLNDKTTVTFPEDSQYYTATSSLKIVASRSDAETDSFVYQDNKYTPNGFGGKFSITADAVDVTDSFNFALSDLDTSELTEYTDGADKYSLFATVTSDAEGNVTAVTEIPYASDSASFAGNENIVFAKGGDWYIFDRAENEVEVTFSANIPDGYTGGFEEPEKDSDYEINDDGALVAKISGSDKVTVPGADSVSCANGKKPYALYGWTNKPLDAYTTLDLAKSAVTDAVTGGAKYLAATDATVDAENEGETYYAVWYADEAKVTFDLNFDGATLNDFGYYKTSVYTKNTKTNQVYATFENAADTNEYSAPGVKANANSGYSFVGWATEADATEAEELNQFSYDYDYAGGNTYYAVWEKGETTSITVKFDANNGEFTGVPEGYTEVSSHLISISFDEDDTGSAAVPSAEYLSRDGYTLAGWSTTANGEADESLKEVSFDTSNATFYAVWEAEEVEKSVEVNFDANGGYFLSVPDVYTVYDDEIVYVTFQNSDAAAADIPTVSRNGYTFKGWEDASGTEFTAETVSYETGDAYYYAVWEAEETDSKTSVSVNEPEKETAALTINGTSVSVNYYSKQLYQGRKLKNFDAIESIEIGGVSYNGADVKVKTTKEKDAGSKVTVTIRKIKGADKAFNKALKSQKPTLTVELKSVSATSITTSKPSTYSQPGTIYVKERKNGTIKAWLVTKKNAKSTKAKLVKIKNGYNYDSSTGTITFTGNNIEGSAKKS, encoded by the coding sequence ATGTTCACAGGCAAGGATACCGACAATTCTACAATAAAAATTATAGCTGACAATATAGACGCACAGTCTACGAATGCGCTGATACCTGATTCGGGCTTCACAGGAAACAGTGAGCTTACCATCGATGCAGATTATCTTGACATAAGCAATATAATCCCTTCTACATCCGGGTCTACTGTAACTGTTGCACAGGTGACAACGGGCAATGTAATAAAATGGCCGTCAGCTAAGCTGAGCACAGATAAATATGTATATCCTTTATATTTAGGCGGCAGTGCTGTCGCAAAGATAAGCAATAAGTCGGGTACATATTCGGTAGCATCAGATGGATTATTAACAATTAAATGTATTGAGAAGGCAGATACAGAGATAACGCTGCATGTTTCCCTGGATAGTGACGGGGTTGCATCTCCTTCTGTTCCGGCAACAGATGCTGCTGAAATTACATCAGCGGTAGATGATGGTGCAAGCAGTATTTCCGTAAAGCTTAATAATAAGGCTGATTCTCTTGAAATTTCAAATACAGCTTTAATTTCAGCATTTAAATCTGCTATAGATGCAGGAATCCCCCTTACGCTGGTACTTAATGATAAGACCACGGTTACATTCCCAGAGGATTCACAATACTATACTGCAACCAGTTCACTTAAAATAGTGGCTTCACGCAGTGACGCTGAAACGGATTCATTTGTATATCAGGATAATAAGTACACACCTAACGGCTTTGGCGGAAAATTCTCAATTACAGCTGATGCAGTTGATGTTACAGATAGTTTCAATTTCGCACTTTCGGATCTGGATACCAGCGAACTTACAGAGTATACAGACGGTGCTGATAAATATTCACTTTTTGCAACAGTAACATCTGATGCAGAAGGAAATGTAACAGCAGTAACTGAAATCCCATATGCTTCAGATTCTGCTTCTTTTGCCGGTAATGAAAATATAGTATTCGCCAAGGGCGGCGACTGGTATATTTTTGACCGTGCTGAGAATGAAGTAGAAGTTACATTCAGTGCAAACATTCCGGACGGCTATACCGGTGGATTTGAGGAACCAGAGAAAGACAGTGACTATGAGATCAATGATGATGGTGCGCTTGTAGCCAAGATTTCAGGATCTGACAAAGTTACAGTTCCGGGTGCAGATTCTGTATCATGTGCAAATGGCAAGAAGCCCTATGCACTGTATGGATGGACCAATAAACCTCTTGATGCATATACGACTTTGGATTTGGCAAAGTCAGCAGTCACAGACGCAGTAACTGGCGGTGCAAAGTACCTTGCTGCGACAGACGCTACTGTTGATGCTGAAAACGAAGGTGAAACCTACTATGCCGTATGGTATGCAGACGAAGCAAAAGTAACTTTTGACCTTAATTTTGACGGAGCAACGCTTAATGACTTCGGCTATTATAAAACCTCCGTTTATACGAAAAATACAAAAACCAACCAGGTATATGCAACCTTCGAAAATGCAGCAGATACAAATGAATACAGCGCACCCGGAGTAAAAGCAAATGCAAATTCCGGATATTCATTCGTAGGATGGGCTACAGAAGCTGATGCTACAGAGGCCGAGGAGCTTAACCAGTTCTCATACGATTATGATTATGCAGGCGGAAATACATATTATGCAGTATGGGAAAAGGGCGAGACAACATCCATAACAGTTAAGTTTGATGCCAATAATGGTGAATTCACAGGTGTTCCTGAAGGATACACAGAAGTAAGCTCACACCTGATCTCTATCAGCTTTGATGAGGATGATACAGGTTCTGCCGCAGTACCTTCTGCTGAATATCTTTCCAGGGATGGATATACATTAGCCGGATGGAGCACGACTGCAAATGGTGAGGCAGACGAGAGCCTTAAGGAAGTAAGCTTTGATACTTCTAATGCAACCTTCTATGCAGTATGGGAAGCTGAAGAAGTTGAAAAATCTGTAGAAGTTAACTTTGATGCAAACGGTGGATACTTCCTGTCAGTGCCTGATGTATATACTGTATATGATGATGAGATTGTTTATGTGACTTTTCAGAATTCAGATGCAGCTGCAGCAGATATACCGACAGTAAGCCGTAATGGATATACATTCAAGGGTTGGGAAGATGCTTCCGGTACAGAATTTACAGCTGAAACAGTCAGCTATGAAACAGGTGATGCATATTATTATGCAGTCTGGGAAGCAGAAGAGACAGACTCAAAGACAAGTGTAAGCGTTAATGAGCCTGAAAAAGAAACAGCTGCACTGACCATTAATGGAACATCAGTATCTGTAAACTATTACAGCAAACAGCTCTATCAGGGAAGAAAGCTCAAGAATTTCGATGCGATCGAAAGCATTGAGATCGGCGGAGTTTCCTACAATGGAGCAGATGTAAAGGTTAAGACCACAAAGGAAAAGGATGCAGGTTCAAAGGTTACTGTAACCATCAGAAAGATCAAGGGTGCGGATAAGGCATTTAACAAGGCACTTAAGTCCCAGAAACCTACACTTACTGTAGAGCTGAAATCCGTATCTGCTACAAGCATCACGACAAGCAAGCCTTCAACCTATTCACAGCCCGGAACTATCTACGTTAAGGAGCGTAAGAATGGAACAATAAAGGCATGGCTTGTAACCAAAAAGAATGCTAAATCAACAAAGGCTAAACTTGTCAAGATCAAGAACGGATATAACTATGATTCGTCAACAGGTACGATCACCTTCACTGGAAATAACATTGAAGGCAGTGCAAAAAAATCTTGA